AAGGGTAGCGTGAAGAAGAGTCGTATCCCAGTGGAGGCAGCAGGAGCGACAGGGCCGGGAGTGCGATTCGCTTTCAGCGTACCCGGCACGGAGGAGCGGAGTATTTTACCGGTTACACTCCTGAGCCAACAAAAGAGATAAAGTGGATGCGAGTTCGCGGCCCCCAATGGTTTTGCTGCTTTTGCCGAAACAAAAGCAGAAAGAAAGATTTGAAAAATACTTTAAGTTTCTTCAGCGGGTTGAACATGGGATTCAGGCAGATTTAAATCAGATACCTCGCGGCTATGCCGCGGGGTAGTTCATTAATCTCACGCACGCCAACCAAAAAGCGAGGAGTGTACAATGGCGCAGGATTTTGACAGGAGAGATTTTTTTAAGCATGGTGTAACCGCCGCCGCCGCGCTGGCCCTGGGCGCGGCGGCAGGCTCGAAAGCGAACGCCGCTCCACTCACGGCGCCGCCATCGATGATCCCGGCCCCCAGGCTGGATCATGTCAGGATTGGAATTATCGGCGTGGGCGGACGGGGCACCAGCCATGTCCGCAACGTGCTAAGGCTGGATGGCGCCACGCTGACAGCAGCCTGCGACCTGGTCCCCGGGAAGGTCGAGAATGTCCAGAAGTTGACGGTCGAGGCCGGGCAGCCCAAGCCGAAAGGTTACTCCGACGGTCCAGAAGCCTACAAGGCTCTGTGTCAGCAGGCCGATGTGGATGTGGTCTATATCGCTACCCCGTGGGAGCTGCACGTACCGATGGCCGTGGAGGCGATGAACAACGGCAAGCACGCCTATGTCGAGGTTCCCGCGGCGGTGACTGTGGATGAGTGCTGGCAGCTGGTGGAGGTCAGCGAAAAAACCGGCCTGCACTGCGTGATGATGGAGAACGCCTGCTACGGCGAGCCCGAGCTGACCGTGCTGAATATCTGCCGCCAGGGCCTGCTGGGCACCCTGGTCAACGCCGAATGCGGCTACCTCCACGACCTCCGCGGGCTCAAGTTCTCCGATAAAGGCGAGGGCCCGTGGCGCACTCCGCATACGGTCAAACGCAATGGCAACCTGTACCCCACCCACGGACTTGGCCCGGTGAGCGAATACTCCAATATCAACCGCGGCGACCAGTTCGATTACATGATCTCGATGAGCAGCCGCACCGGCGGACTCAACCAGTATGCGATCAACGAGTTCGGCGAGAGCGATCCGCGGGCGAAAATCCAGTACAAGTGCGGCGATGTCAACAGCAGCCTGATCCGCACCAAGAGCGGGATCACGATCCTGTTGGTCCACGACTGCAACCTGCCGCGCCCTTACAGCCGCAAGAATGTGATCCAGGGCACCAAGGGGATTTTCGAGGGTTACCCGGACCGGATCTATCTCGAGCACCGCAGCGAGCCGCACACCTGGCAGCCGCGCTGGGCACGTGACGGACCGTTCTCGGAGTACATGGCCGACTACCGGCACCCGCTGTGGAAACTGCTCGGCGAGGAGGCTATCGGCGGCGGCCACGGCGGGATGGATTTCCTGATGAACTACCGCTTTATCGAGTCGTTCCACAAGGGCCGCTACCCTGATTTCGATGTCTACGACGCAGCGGCCTGGAGCGTGGTCAGCCCGCTGAGCGAGGAGTCGGTGGCCGGCGGCGGCAAGCCGGTGGCGGTCCCGGATTTCACCCGCGGCAAGTGGAAAACCAACAAGCCGATCTTTATCGCGGATATGTAATCCTTTTCCGCAGTAAGTCAAAAGCCGGCGGCCGGATTAATCACGGCCGCCGGATTATCGCTTTCCAGGCATTCATTCCATCCCGGAGGGAGCCATGCGCAAGCCTGTCTGTTTTCTGCCAGTTCTCTGCCTGCTGCTGTCCGCCGCATTCGCCACGGCCCAGCAGACCACCACCCCGCAGGGAGTACGCCTGCTGGAGAACAAGAGTTTCGATGACAGCGAGCGCGCCAGGGCGGAAATCCTGGAACTCTACAAGGACCTGCGCGTGACCGACGTAAACGACGGGATGGACCTGGTGGGCCTGCAGGATATGGGCCTGATGGAGAACACTATCCGCAGTCTGTGGCGCGATGTGGAGGATTTCAGCCACCGCTTTGTCGGCTTCGCGGTCACGGTCCGTCACGTGCCCAGCGACGTGCGTTCGGGCCAGAACTCGTTTTCCGGCCTGGAGGGGTTTCTCCGCTTCAAGGACGAACAGTACTCCCGCGCTCCGGATGCCTGGACCAGAGCGGCCCGTGAGAACGACGTGGCGGTGATCGACGCCAACGGGGTGTTCGAGGTGGGCTTTATCGGCTCGAACAACAGCCTGGGCTACGCCGAAAAAGGAATCGCCGGAGTGGTGACCAACGGGTGGGCGCGCGACACCGATGAGATTGTCATGACCAAGGCGATCCCGGTTTACTGCCAGAACGCTCTCAGCGGGCGCGGCGTGCGTCCGGGCCGTCTGATTGCCGAGAGCTACAATTTCCCGGTCAATTGCGGAGGCGTGCTGGTCTATCCGGGTGACGTGATCGTGGGCGACGGCGACGGAGTGATCGTGGTGCCGCGCGAAGTGGCCCTGGAAGTGGGCCGGCTGGCCAGGGGGATCATGGTCGAAGACGAGGCCAGTCGCGGCGAGCGCTACCAGCGGTTGGGCATCCCGCTGGACGAGACGGTGAAACCGCGGAACTAAAAGTCCGCGGGGCGCAGGTATCGGTCCATTAAGAAAGGAATAGTCCATGGAAAGCAATTTACCGGCCCGCCGGGCTGTTTTCCGATAATTTCCTGTCGCCGCGATATGCACGCATGCTTAACCCGAGAGCCGGAGGAATCCAGGATGCTCAAGTCTGTCCGCGCACTGTTCGCCTTTTCGGCGGTTGCCTCCCTGTTGCTGACTGTCTCCGCAGCCCAGGCCCGCACATTTTATCTGGCTCCCGGCGGTGATGACGACGCCGAGGCGGTCCACGGGGCTGTGTTCAAGACCCTGCGCAGGGCTGTCAACCACTTGTGGGGCGGCGACACCCTGATTATCCGTAACGGGTTCTACCAGGGCGGCGTTCACGTGCGCCGTGGCTGCACGGCCGAGGCCCCGCTGGTGATCAAGGGCGAGAGCCGCTATGCGATCATCATCGGCAGCGGCAGTGACCGCGACGGCCTGACGCTCAACGACTGCAGCCACGTTATCCTCGACGGACTCAACGTGACCCGCGCAGCCCGCGGCGGAATCGTGATCAGCCACAGCAAATTTTTTACCGTGCGTAATTGTGTGGCATATAATAACGGTAAGTGGGGTATTTTCACCGACCACGCCTCCGACTGGATCATGGAGAACAACGAGTGTTTCGGCAGCCAGGTGGAGCACGGGATCTACCACTCCAACAGCGGCGATAATTTTGTCTTCCGAAACAATTATCTTCACCATAATTCAGGCTGCGGCCTGCACATGAACGGCGATCCGGAG
Above is a window of Candidatus Glassbacteria bacterium DNA encoding:
- a CDS encoding RraA family protein; translated protein: MRKPVCFLPVLCLLLSAAFATAQQTTTPQGVRLLENKSFDDSERARAEILELYKDLRVTDVNDGMDLVGLQDMGLMENTIRSLWRDVEDFSHRFVGFAVTVRHVPSDVRSGQNSFSGLEGFLRFKDEQYSRAPDAWTRAARENDVAVIDANGVFEVGFIGSNNSLGYAEKGIAGVVTNGWARDTDEIVMTKAIPVYCQNALSGRGVRPGRLIAESYNFPVNCGGVLVYPGDVIVGDGDGVIVVPREVALEVGRLARGIMVEDEASRGERYQRLGIPLDETVKPRN